One window of Desulfobacca acetoxidans DSM 11109 genomic DNA carries:
- the mobA gene encoding molybdenum cofactor guanylyltransferase — protein MAEPQVAGVILAGGRSRRLGQDKVRLELAGRPLGRWVWEVLSPLASECWLVSNRPLEHLSLGLPLLIDLLPGRGALGGLLSGMLVAQGDLIMLSACDMPFLQPSLLRAMLLYARQGSPEVVVCRSSRGLEPLPGVFSRRLLLRLEHRVERGELRLRTFLDACRTRVLSAAEVASHDPAGLSFFNLNTPQDLLRARALASCLDQPDASLLL, from the coding sequence ATGGCTGAACCTCAAGTGGCCGGTGTGATCCTGGCGGGCGGGCGCAGCCGCCGTTTGGGTCAGGATAAGGTAAGATTAGAGTTGGCCGGACGGCCTCTGGGGCGTTGGGTCTGGGAGGTCTTGTCGCCATTGGCATCGGAGTGTTGGTTGGTAAGCAATCGGCCCCTGGAACACCTCAGCCTGGGACTTCCCCTCCTGATCGATCTTCTCCCGGGGCGAGGCGCCTTGGGGGGATTGCTGAGTGGCATGTTGGTGGCCCAGGGCGATCTTATCATGTTGAGCGCCTGCGATATGCCTTTTTTACAGCCGTCTCTGCTCAGGGCGATGCTGCTCTACGCCCGGCAGGGAAGCCCGGAGGTGGTGGTCTGTCGTTCCAGCCGGGGGTTGGAGCCGCTGCCAGGCGTATTCAGCCGCCGCCTCCTATTGCGGCTGGAGCACCGGGTTGAAAGGGGAGAATTACGGCTCCGGACCTTTCTAGACGCCTGTCGTACCAGGGTCTTATCAGCCGCAGAAGTGGCTTCTCACGACCCTGCCGGACTCTCGTTTTTTAACCTGAACACTCCCCAGGATCTGTTGCGGGCAAGGGCACTGGCCTCTTGTTTAGATCAACCAGACGCATCTCTGCTGCTTTGA
- a CDS encoding carboxymuconolactone decarboxylase family protein, producing the protein MSEGKFPPWYTHIKEKHGSIIEALENLGEAVRQAGPLPEKTVQLIQLAAAAANRSEGAVHSHVRRALQAGATPDEIYHAILLLTSTIGFPTVSAALSWAYEGIEQKKA; encoded by the coding sequence ATGTCCGAAGGCAAATTTCCACCCTGGTATACTCACATTAAAGAAAAACACGGCAGTATCATCGAGGCCCTGGAAAATCTGGGAGAGGCGGTGCGCCAAGCCGGACCGCTCCCGGAAAAAACGGTGCAATTGATCCAATTGGCCGCAGCCGCGGCTAACCGCTCGGAAGGTGCGGTGCACAGTCATGTCCGGCGAGCCTTGCAGGCCGGCGCCACTCCGGACGAGATCTACCATGCCATATTGCTACTGACCAGCACTATCGGTTTCCCGACAGTGTCGGCGGCCTTGAGTTGGGCCTACGAAGGCATCGAACAAAAGAAGGCGTAA
- a CDS encoding CBS domain-containing protein translates to MKVKEIMVRDVATLDAGDELSLANDIMKLGRIRHLPVLDGQKLAGIVSERDLFRSSLAQALGHEPDKARNVMKSIRIEQIMVTDVISISPEADIKEAVRLMLKHKIGCLPVVQEDRLIGLLTETDIMRLFLKEE, encoded by the coding sequence ATGAAAGTCAAAGAAATCATGGTACGGGATGTGGCAACTTTGGATGCCGGCGATGAACTTAGTCTCGCTAATGATATCATGAAATTGGGGCGTATAAGACATCTGCCGGTGCTGGACGGTCAAAAACTGGCTGGCATCGTTTCGGAAAGAGACCTCTTTCGGAGCTCACTGGCGCAAGCGCTCGGCCATGAACCGGACAAAGCCCGGAACGTCATGAAGTCCATCCGGATTGAGCAGATCATGGTTACAGATGTAATATCGATTTCTCCCGAGGCCGATATCAAAGAAGCAGTACGGCTGATGTTGAAACACAAAATCGGGTGTCTCCCGGTGGTGCAAGAAGACAGGCTGATCGGCCTGCTCACCGAAACCGACATCATGCGGCTATTTCTGAAAGAAGAGTAG
- a CDS encoding lytic transglycosylase domain-containing protein yields MPLAQRVPLTGIIWSIWLIFCIACFVVLLLPLDNAAERRNSAEEVAVLEQPPSEKPDGDLEKNDGYCRVGKSGKGSLQRPLRLLASQRPGLLYAPDINAAAITVNDRGQVVVAEKQPEEAAMVAAQSDPPTLAPDPAPVEQEIEAKKRELWDEEAFQAMLGRYEVEMKRQDFSRRAEQLPKNWLSELIKKYSRLHMVDSKLVWAVMRHESGFNPRAVSPKGAMGLMQLIPSTAALMGVSDPFDVEQNINGGVRYLKICLTKFNNNVIWALAAYNAGPDNVVKYQGCPPFAETRTYVLRVMRDYTGHSTYLPLPLLAAARLGEQPETTEAAPEQSGLDWNVPKAKFKIGGPKWLTPPRPTIILARIPAAVRQNPEVVRLLAKHNGQPKYLP; encoded by the coding sequence GTGCCGCTGGCCCAACGCGTTCCCCTCACCGGTATTATCTGGTCAATCTGGTTGATTTTTTGCATCGCCTGTTTTGTCGTGCTTCTCCTGCCACTGGACAATGCGGCGGAAAGACGTAATTCGGCAGAGGAAGTTGCGGTTCTGGAACAACCGCCGTCCGAGAAACCGGACGGTGATCTCGAAAAAAACGATGGCTACTGTCGGGTTGGCAAGTCTGGCAAAGGCTCGCTCCAACGGCCTTTGAGGTTATTGGCCAGTCAGCGGCCGGGTCTGCTCTATGCTCCGGATATCAACGCCGCGGCCATTACTGTAAACGACCGCGGTCAAGTGGTGGTAGCAGAAAAGCAGCCGGAGGAAGCGGCAATGGTGGCGGCACAATCCGACCCGCCAACGCTGGCGCCGGATCCAGCCCCGGTGGAGCAGGAAATCGAAGCCAAAAAGCGGGAGCTCTGGGATGAAGAGGCTTTTCAGGCCATGCTTGGCCGCTACGAAGTCGAGATGAAACGCCAGGACTTTTCCCGCCGGGCCGAGCAGTTGCCTAAAAACTGGCTGAGCGAGCTGATAAAAAAATACTCCCGGCTTCACATGGTGGATTCGAAGCTGGTCTGGGCGGTGATGCGCCACGAATCAGGTTTCAACCCCCGAGCCGTGTCTCCTAAAGGAGCCATGGGTCTGATGCAGCTCATTCCCAGCACCGCCGCCCTTATGGGGGTGAGCGATCCTTTCGATGTGGAGCAGAATATCAACGGTGGGGTTAGATATTTGAAGATCTGTTTGACCAAATTCAACAACAACGTCATCTGGGCCTTGGCGGCCTACAACGCCGGGCCGGATAATGTTGTTAAATACCAGGGGTGCCCGCCGTTTGCTGAAACCCGGACCTATGTCCTGAGGGTAATGCGGGATTATACCGGCCATTCGACCTACCTGCCGTTGCCGCTCCTAGCCGCAGCCAGGTTGGGAGAGCAGCCGGAGACAACCGAGGCGGCTCCCGAACAATCCGGTCTTGATTGGAATGTCCCCAAGGCAAAGTTCAAGATCGGCGGTCCCAAATGGCTCACTCCCCCTCGTCCAACCATCATTCTGGCTCGAATCCCCGCCGCCGTGCGCCAGAATCCGGAAGTGGTCCGCCTCTTGGCCAAACACAATGGTCAACCGAAGTATTTGCCCTAA
- a CDS encoding mechanosensitive ion channel domain-containing protein has protein sequence MNYTQELNNARFQLRSGILMLCLSLCLTSSGWAQTSSPPPARIPAQEKILPDIAYELQEKAAKFKEQLAQIQNELRQTQGETAELANAISTHTAALTVDTITLEHARNLQQHYNDLLQKKIENVQALTHNLEELTKIQEELTQAKNKFQEHLIQLAKTKPKTKEHRTVELRNQKNLKLAESAVNLLEDLKKTLTAQLELLQQQSNSLTEITSKLQTFIDQKFKTQLLERRELSDIFTQIKGLLTESLSLPQRLYAWLWAKLQSGAFTKMLKTYQSQSLGLLLLLGLLIYGAIVLRRASRDLRQKLAAGAATFSLKLIMALINALARTSQLLALTIWLTLFFWTLDLLAHPLAKVMLLGLVVITTLLLQAHFLQEVFQPGLPDKGVIMLDEPTARYYYRTLTLTLSLLIVGYYALLSLNLLAYKTPGSNFALFLGLLFLLFWFARLLKRPHLENLLAGAGLPAGPWQVGILKAVRLGMLLLLSAIVIIDLLGFQNLALFLSGAAVATTLLCLAGWFVIRMGVDLNTYLTHPRDGLLAVKFGFRAENLDTIHTLLQYTFQLTISLLTTAAILFTWGADAAYLRNMLGLLSHGPTLGPVTLSPLALLLAGLSIFFARKLSRMSRHILERRLYHRQGWDIGVQSAISSSVNYTVMALGIIFALGFLGINFSNLAIIVGGLGVGIGFGLQNIANNFISGLILLFERPIKVGDMLVIDGQWGTVKAIRVRSTIFETFERYVLIIPNSDLISGKILNWTFYGRGPNRLALKVGVGYNSNVHEVTRIIDQVCRANERVLLDPPPQVYFNAYGDSSLDFNIWVFVRAPEDRIPATHELNAAIFDAFNAHGIEIPFPQRDLRFRTPLETVNRNQ, from the coding sequence ATGAACTATACCCAGGAACTTAACAATGCTCGGTTTCAGCTTAGATCAGGCATCCTCATGCTCTGTCTATCGCTCTGTCTGACCTCAAGCGGGTGGGCTCAAACTTCCTCCCCGCCGCCGGCGCGCATTCCGGCGCAAGAAAAAATCCTTCCCGATATCGCATATGAATTACAAGAAAAGGCTGCCAAGTTTAAAGAGCAATTGGCTCAGATCCAGAACGAGCTACGCCAGACCCAGGGGGAAACCGCCGAGTTGGCTAACGCTATCTCCACCCACACTGCCGCTCTGACAGTCGATACCATTACTTTAGAGCATGCCAGGAACTTACAGCAACATTATAATGACCTGCTCCAAAAGAAAATTGAGAACGTACAGGCATTGACGCACAACCTCGAGGAGCTTACCAAAATTCAGGAGGAATTGACTCAGGCCAAAAACAAGTTTCAAGAGCATTTGATTCAGTTAGCCAAAACCAAACCGAAAACCAAAGAACACCGGACCGTGGAACTCCGGAATCAGAAAAATTTAAAACTGGCTGAATCTGCTGTAAATCTGTTGGAGGACCTGAAAAAAACCTTAACCGCCCAGTTAGAACTGCTTCAGCAACAGTCGAACTCCCTGACAGAAATCACTTCGAAGCTGCAGACATTCATAGATCAAAAGTTTAAGACCCAACTCCTGGAGCGCCGGGAGCTCTCCGACATCTTCACGCAGATCAAAGGCCTATTAACCGAATCCCTTTCTCTGCCGCAGCGGTTATACGCCTGGCTATGGGCAAAGCTCCAATCGGGTGCTTTCACCAAGATGCTAAAGACCTATCAGAGTCAATCGTTAGGCCTGCTATTACTTCTAGGCCTGCTAATCTACGGCGCCATCGTTCTGCGACGGGCCAGTCGCGACCTCCGCCAAAAGCTGGCCGCCGGAGCAGCTACCTTCAGTCTTAAACTGATCATGGCGCTGATCAACGCTCTGGCCCGCACCTCTCAGCTATTGGCTCTCACCATCTGGCTGACGCTTTTTTTCTGGACCCTCGATCTCTTGGCCCACCCGCTTGCCAAGGTCATGCTGCTCGGCCTAGTGGTCATTACCACCCTGCTCCTTCAGGCCCATTTCCTCCAGGAGGTGTTTCAACCCGGTCTTCCGGATAAGGGCGTCATCATGCTTGATGAGCCTACTGCCCGTTATTACTACCGCACTCTAACGCTGACCTTAAGCCTTTTGATCGTCGGTTATTACGCGCTCTTGAGTTTAAATCTGCTGGCCTATAAGACACCAGGCTCTAATTTTGCCCTTTTCTTAGGTCTGCTTTTCCTGCTTTTTTGGTTTGCCAGGCTGCTCAAGAGGCCTCATCTGGAGAATCTGCTGGCCGGCGCCGGTCTGCCTGCCGGACCCTGGCAGGTCGGTATATTGAAGGCAGTACGTTTGGGGATGCTGCTGTTGCTGAGCGCCATTGTCATCATCGACTTGTTGGGCTTCCAAAACCTGGCCTTATTTCTCTCCGGGGCGGCGGTCGCCACTACCCTGCTCTGCCTCGCCGGTTGGTTTGTTATCCGGATGGGGGTCGATCTGAACACCTATCTGACTCATCCGCGAGACGGACTATTGGCGGTGAAATTCGGCTTCCGAGCCGAGAATTTAGATACCATCCACACGTTGCTGCAATACACTTTTCAGTTAACCATCTCTCTCCTGACTACCGCCGCCATCCTTTTTACCTGGGGGGCGGATGCTGCCTACTTGCGTAATATGCTGGGGCTGCTCTCCCATGGTCCAACCCTGGGACCGGTAACCCTCTCACCTCTGGCCCTGCTGTTGGCCGGACTCAGCATCTTTTTCGCCAGAAAGCTATCCAGGATGAGCCGCCATATTTTGGAGAGGCGCCTGTATCATCGGCAGGGTTGGGACATCGGCGTCCAGAGCGCCATTTCCAGCTCTGTCAATTATACCGTCATGGCCCTGGGAATCATCTTCGCCCTCGGATTTTTAGGCATCAATTTTTCCAACCTGGCCATCATCGTTGGCGGTCTGGGGGTTGGGATCGGCTTCGGTCTGCAAAATATCGCCAATAATTTCATCAGCGGCCTGATTCTTCTCTTCGAGCGCCCTATCAAGGTGGGAGATATGTTAGTAATAGACGGCCAGTGGGGCACCGTCAAGGCCATCCGGGTGCGCAGCACCATCTTTGAGACCTTCGAACGCTATGTGCTGATCATCCCTAACTCAGACCTCATCTCGGGTAAGATACTCAATTGGACGTTTTACGGCCGGGGACCAAACCGGCTCGCCCTCAAAGTCGGCGTCGGCTACAACTCAAACGTCCACGAAGTTACCAGGATAATTGACCAGGTCTGCCGGGCAAATGAACGCGTCCTCCTGGACCCGCCGCCTCAGGTTTATTTCAATGCGTATGGGGACAGTTCCTTAGACTTTAATATCTGGGTCTTCGTCCGTGCTCCGGAGGATCGGATTCCTGCTACCCATGAACTCAATGCCGCCATCTTCGACGCCTTTAACGCCCACGGCATCGAGATCCCTTTCCCGCAACGGGATCTCCGTTTCCGAACTCCTTTGGAGACAGTAAACCGTAATCAATAA
- the mgtE gene encoding magnesium transporter, whose translation METLADTLQELLAAQHWDELKTFLSQKNPIDLAGVLPSLPATECALCFRLLEKPKAVEVFESLEIDDQQTLLAGFRDEQVRDLVEHMSPDDRAYLLDELPARVAKRLLRMLSPSERQATSLLLGYKENTAGRIMTPEYISLKTYLRVSESLHKIRKIGLDKETVYYCYVIDEQRKLLGMISLKDLVLADPEGRIGDLMHREVVAVHTDDDQEVVAHAMKKYDLLAIPVVDREDRLVGIVTHDDVMDILEEEATEDIYRLGAVAAPEQSYFKAKIFTVATHRVGWLLVLLLTNTLTGSIIMDQNTLLQSVVALAAFVPLLIGSGGNIGSQTSTVMVRGLALQEVTFSNAFLMLLREVGIGLILGSLLGAMVVIWAYWLQGDWLVALVVGCSLVVISTIATFFGGLLPLIFVRIGIDPAVVSAPFISTMVDVLGVFTYFQIARLIIFR comes from the coding sequence ATGGAAACCCTGGCGGATACCCTGCAGGAATTATTAGCGGCGCAGCATTGGGATGAATTGAAGACCTTCTTAAGTCAGAAAAATCCCATAGATTTGGCCGGTGTCCTGCCTTCCCTACCGGCCACCGAGTGTGCCTTGTGCTTCCGTTTGCTGGAAAAACCCAAGGCCGTGGAGGTATTTGAAAGCCTCGAAATAGATGACCAGCAAACATTGTTGGCCGGTTTTCGGGATGAACAGGTGCGGGACTTGGTGGAACATATGTCGCCAGATGATCGGGCTTATCTCTTGGATGAACTGCCAGCCAGGGTAGCCAAGCGTCTGTTGCGGATGCTTAGTCCATCCGAACGGCAGGCCACCTCACTGCTTCTGGGCTATAAGGAAAACACCGCAGGAAGGATCATGACCCCGGAATACATCTCCTTGAAAACGTATCTCCGGGTGAGTGAATCGCTGCATAAGATCAGAAAAATAGGATTAGATAAAGAGACCGTCTACTACTGTTATGTCATTGATGAGCAAAGGAAACTGTTGGGCATGATCTCTTTGAAAGACCTGGTGTTGGCCGACCCGGAGGGGAGAATCGGTGATCTGATGCACCGGGAGGTGGTTGCCGTCCATACCGATGATGACCAGGAAGTTGTGGCCCATGCGATGAAAAAATATGACCTGCTGGCTATCCCGGTGGTGGACCGGGAAGACCGGCTGGTGGGGATCGTTACTCATGATGACGTCATGGATATCTTAGAAGAAGAGGCTACCGAGGACATCTACCGCCTGGGGGCCGTGGCGGCGCCGGAGCAGAGTTATTTTAAGGCAAAAATCTTTACCGTGGCGACGCATCGCGTCGGCTGGCTGTTGGTGCTGCTTTTGACCAACACTCTTACCGGTTCCATTATTATGGATCAGAATACTCTGCTTCAATCAGTGGTTGCCCTGGCAGCCTTCGTGCCGTTGTTAATCGGCAGCGGCGGCAATATCGGTTCGCAGACCTCTACCGTCATGGTGCGTGGTTTGGCGTTGCAGGAGGTAACGTTTAGTAATGCCTTTCTGATGCTGCTGCGGGAGGTGGGCATCGGTTTGATCCTGGGTTCTCTTCTCGGTGCTATGGTGGTCATCTGGGCCTATTGGCTGCAAGGAGACTGGCTGGTAGCATTAGTGGTGGGATGTAGTCTGGTGGTCATCTCCACCATAGCCACCTTTTTTGGTGGTCTGTTACCGCTCATCTTTGTTCGCATAGGCATCGACCCGGCGGTGGTGTCGGCCCCTTTCATCTCTACCATGGTGGATGTCTTAGGGGTGTTCACCTATTTTCAGATCGCCAGGTTGATTATTTTCAGATAA